In Heteronotia binoei isolate CCM8104 ecotype False Entrance Well chromosome 5, APGP_CSIRO_Hbin_v1, whole genome shotgun sequence, the DNA window aacccacacagaggagaagccttttgaatgctcagagtgtggaaagagattcatgtggagaggcagtcttcaaacgcatcagagaagccacacaggggagaagccttttgaatgttcagtgtgtggaaagagattcagtcagagtggcaatcttcaatatcatcagagaacccacaaagggaagaagccttttgaatgctcagagtgtggaaagacattcagtcagagtggcgatcttcaaaggcatcagagaacccacacaggggagaagccttttgaatgctcagagtgtggaaagagattcatgtggagaggctatcttcaaaagcatcagagaacccacacaggggagaacccttttgaatgctcagagtgtggaaagagatttagtacgagtggcagtcttcaatatcatctgagaacccacacagggggaaagccttttgaatgctcagagtgtggaaagagattcatgaggagtagcagtcttcaaatgcatcagagaacccacacaggggagaagccttttgaatgctcagagtgtggaaagagatttagtacaagtggcagtcttcaatatcatcagagaacccacacaggggaaaagccttttgaatgctcagagtgtggaaagagattcagtcggagtggccatcttcaaacacatcagagaacccacacaggagagaaaccttttgaatgctgggagtgtggaaagagatttagtactaGTAGCAGTATTCAAatacatcagagaactcacacaggggagaaaccttttgaatgctcagagtgtggaaagacattcagtcagagtggccatcttcaaacacatcagggaacccacacaagggagaagccttttgaatgctcagagtgtggaaagagattcatgtggagaGGCAATCTTCAaaaccatcagagaacccacacaggggagaagccttttgaatgctcagagtgtggaaagagattcagtcagagtggcaatcttcaatatcatcagagaacccacacaggggtgaAGCCTTTTGAATActcagagtgtgaaaagagattcagtgagagtggcagtcctcaaaagcatcagagaacccacactgggaagaagccttttgaatgcttggagtgtggaaagagatatagtacgagtggcagtcttcagtatcatcagagaacccacacaggggagaagccttttgaatgctcagtgtgtggaaagagcttcatgtggagtggcagtcttcaaaggcatcagagaaaccacacaggggagaagccttttgaatgcacagcgtgtggaaagagattcaatcagagtggcaatcttcaaaggcatcagagaacccacacagggaagaaaccttttgaatgttcagagtgtggaaagacattcactcagagtggccatcttcaaacacatcagaggacccacacagtGGAGTAGcctgaacaagttaaagagcatgggacccaatactgagccctgcgacaccccactgcttaccatcttccactgcgacaACTGCCCAcgtatattcactctctgcttcctattaattagccagtttttgttaTAAGTGCTAAGACTGTGGAAAGAGCATTAGCCATGTTCAAAATCCAATAAAAATCCCACAGAAGAAAACAAGGATGGGCAATGGATCTCCCACTCTGAAAATCAGCTAATCTCTCTTCTAGAATCGAAGAGTCCACCCaagatcccatgctctttaacttgttcataaatgatttggagttgagagtaggcagtgaagtggccaagtttgcagatgacactaaattgttcagggtggtaagaatcagagaggattgtgaggaacgccaaagggatctgttgaggctgggtgagtgggtgtcaatgtggcagatgatgttcagtgtggccaaatgcaaagtaatgcacattagggccaagaatcccagctacagattcaagttgatggggtgtgaactggcggagactgatcaagagagagatcttggggtcgtggtagataactcattgaaaatgtcaagacagtgtgtgatggcaataaaaaaggccaacgccatgctgggaattattaggaagggaattgaaaacaaatcagccagtatcataatgcccctgtataaatcgatggtgcggtctcatttggagtactgtgtgcaattctggtcactacacctcaaaaaggatattatagcattcgagaaagtccagaaaagggcaactagaatgattaaaggtttggaacactttccctatgaagaaaggttaaaacgcttggggctctttagcttggagaaacgtctgcagggtgacatgatagaggagtacaagattatgcatgggatggagacggtaaagaaagaagtacttttctccctttctcacaatacaagaactcgtggacaattcaatgaaattgctgagcagtcgggttagaacagataaaaggagatacttcttcacccaaagggcaattaacatgtgtaattcactgccacaggaggtagtggcggctacaagcatagccagcttcaagagggggttagataaaaatatgcagcagaggtccatcagtggctattagccacagtgtgtgtgtgtgtgtgtatataattttttggccactgtgatacagagtgttggactggatggaccattggcctgatccaacatggcttctcttatgttcttatttaagatAGGAACCTTCTCAATGTTCTGCATGTGGGAAGAGCCTGAGGCACAAGTCTAGCTCTCGTGTTCCTCAGAGAATCCATAAAAGGGTGAAACTTTCTTAAAGCTGTTTCTGATGAGTTCCTTCAAAGGACCTGGTGTTGTTGGTTCTGAAAGGCTGAGAATGTGGTTACACCAAGTAGGGAGGCTTTTTTTAGTGGTCCCCCTCCTCTGTGAAACTTGCTACTTCAGGAAATCTGTCAATCTATCTCTGACATCTTCAAATCTGGAAAAAACAGTTCCTTTCCCAAAGCCTATGAAGGATAGAAAAATTGAGGGTAACAGACATCTACAGCCTCTCTGCTGCTGGAGTAAATATAGCGTAACCAGCTGGCATCCTTAATTCACAGACATTTTTATCTGAGAAGCAGTTCTAGAGAGGCATTTCTCAACCCTAATCCCCACCCCATCGTTCAGCCTGCTGTGAGCTTTTTGAGATCTTCCCACTTTGAAGCCGAAAGCATTCTGGCAGTAGGATTAATTTGGGCTGAAAGAAACAGGTTGTGTTCCCTAACCCAAGAACTCAGTAAGTTCAATGAGCCCATCAGGTATGATGCAGAATTGatccagtgggggaggggttggtttttAAGGTACTGGCACCGAATTTGCTCTCTTTCTGCTTCTGCCTCTTCTCAAACCTCCCGCCCCAAATATacaaaagatttgaccagggggatGTATTCTATGGGACCTAAAGGAGAAGGtgccctcttcctccatttttttcAATGAAGGGGGGTGGAGAAGGCCCTTGAAGGTCTGTCCCTCTGCATTTCTTCAGTCCTTATGACATTTTCAGTGTTGAACAAGCTTCCCTCCcactggcataagaacataagagaagccatgttggatcaggccaacggcccatcaagtccaacactctgtgtcacac includes these proteins:
- the LOC132570930 gene encoding zinc finger protein 84-like translates to MPDKVKNKDLNENPFECLECGKRFSQSGSLQRHQRTHTGEKPFECSECGKRFMWRGYLQKHQRTHTEEKPFECSETHKGKKPFECSECGKTFSQSGDLQRHQRTHTGEKPFECSECGKRFMWRGYLQKHQRTHTGENPFECSECGKRFSTSGSLQYHLRTHTGGKPFECSECGKRFMRSSSLQMHQRTHTGEKPFECSECGKRFSTSGSLQYHQRTHTGEKPFECSECGKRFSRSGHLQTHQRTHTGEKPFECWECGKRFSTSSSIQIHQRTHTGEKPFECSECGKTFSQSGHLQTHQGTHTREKPFECSECGKRFMWRGNLQNHQRTHTGEKPFECSECGKRFSQSGNLQYHQRTHTGVKPFEYSECEKRFSESGSPQKHQRTHTGKKPFECLECGKRYSTSGSLQYHQRTHTGEKPFECSVCGKSFMWSGSLQRHQRNHTGEKPFECTACGKRFNQSGNLQRHQRTHTGKKPFECSECGKTFTQSGHLQTHQRTHTVE